Genomic segment of Anaerobacillus alkaliphilus:
ATGTGCGGTGGAATTCCCATATATGCGGACACCCGCGACACTGGCTTTAAAATAACTGCAAAACAAATTGAAAGTTTGCTTACAGATAAAACAAGATGTGTGATGCTGCCTTATCCGTCAAACCCAACTGGGTGCATTTTAACCGAAGCAGAATTAGCTGAAATTGCAGCCGTTTTAGAAGACCGTCAGATATTTGTCATCTCTGATGAAATATATAGTGAGTTAGTTTACGGTCAAAAGCATTGTTCAATTGCAGTTTTTCAGGGTATGAAAGAAAAAACGATTATTATTAATGGATTATCCAAGTCCCATTCGATGACTGGTTGGCGAATCGGTTTTGTATTTGCACCTGAAAACATTACGAAACATATGTTGAAAGTTCACCAATACAATGTAAGCTGCGCAAGTGCTATCTCGCAATGGGCTGCTGTTCAGGCTTTAACAGAAGGGATAGATGACGCACTACCAATGCGGGCTGAATACGAAAAGCGTCGAGATTACGTTTACGAACGTTTACTAGCTATGGGAATTGAGGTTGTCAAACCTGAAGGGGCGTTTTACTTATTTCCTTCCATTGAAAAGTTTGGCTTAAGTTCTAATGAGTTTGCGACAAGACTTTTACAAGAAGGAAAAGTAGCTTGTGTACCAGGTTCTGCGTTTTCGACTTATGGTGAGGGTTACCTTCGGTTGTCTTATGCCTACAGTATGGAAATATTAGAAGAAGGCTGTAATCGTTTCGAAAAGTTCATTCAAAGTTTGTAAAATTAGAGGCAAGAAGGAGTGCGAGAAAAATTCGTACTCCTTTTGTTTTTTATAGTCTAGCTACAGCGAGGCTACTGCTTGAATTACTTCTTAGCTGCCTTGCGACGAGCAAACGTAGTGGCACAGGAGCAGCTTTTCAGCCCCTCGAGGTCAAATAACCTGCCAAGGAAAAAGGGCAGTTCACTTTTTCTTAGATAAAAAGTGAAAAACCGCACTTACTTGCTCCTGCGATTACTCGTCGCAAAGCTTGCAAAGAGGATTATTCCAGATGTTGCTTGTCAGAACATTTGCTTGTCGGGGCTAACCCGGGCGCTTGCGCTTTGTTCTTGACTTTCGCTCGATAGAGACTTAAAATATCATGTAATCATATAAAAAAACTAGGAATTAAAATAGACTGGTTTTTATCGGTACTGTCTAGGATGAAGGAGGAGTTGGTGTGGCTACTAATGATAAGCAAGAGTTAGAGCAAGTCTTTTCTAAATTACAAGAAATGCTAAAAGATATAAAATTTGGTTCAATTACGTTAATTATTCAAGATGGGAAAGTCATTCAGATTGAAAAGAATGAGAAACATCGTTTAAAATAGAAGTTATGCAAGAATAGTAGGTTCATAGTTTAGGAGGCGCAGTATGGCATACGAAAAGGTTTGGGCAAATGATGAGAAGTTAAGTAAAGAGGAAATTCATAAGTTAAAAAAAGATGGTTTAGACATACTAAATGATATAGATCGTTATGCAAAAGAAGGTTTTGCTTCGATTCCTCAAGAAGATTGGGGACATTTTAAATGGGCTGGACTTTACTTGCAAAAGCCAAAAGAAGCTGGGTATTTTATGATGCGTGTTAATATTCCAACAGGAATTATTACGAACGAGCAAGCGATAGCCTTGGCTAATATCGGGAAAGATTATGGTCGAGATGTCATTGATATTACGACTCGTCAAGCAATTCAGTATCACTGGTTAACAATCGAACAACTTCCAGATATCTATAGACGTCTTGGTGAAGTTGGGCTTTCATCAATTGGTGCCTGTGGTGATATCCCAAGAACGATTGTTGGGAATCCCTTAGCAGGTATTGACCGTAATGAACTAATGGATACGAGAGAAATTGTGAATGATGTGTATCACTTCTTCCAAAGAAACAGTGATTTCTCAAACTTACCACGTAAGTTTAAAATGTCGATTTCTTCTAACACACAGAATGCAGGACATGACCTTATTAACTGTTTAGCATTTACTCCAGCGGCAAAAGTAATAGATGGCGAAGAGAAAATTGGTTTCCACGTTAAAGTAGGTGGTGGACTTTCTGCAAAGCCATATTTAGCTGAAGAGTTAGATGTATTTGTTCTCCCAGAAGATGTGAAAGATGTAGCGATTGCTATTACAACTGTCTACCGTGATTACGGATATCGCGAAAAGCGTCATCGTGCACGTCTAAAATTCTTAGTAGCTGATTGGGGTAAAGATAAATTCCGTGAAAAACTAATTGAAGTATACGGAAAAGAACTACCTACAAAAGGTGAAGATAAAATTGAAAACTGGAACGCTGGTTATTTTTACGGAGTTCATCCACAGAAACAAGAAGGCTTGAGCTATGCTGGATTTAACGTTCCTGTTGGACGTATGGATTCTGAGCAACTATTACAACTTGCTGATGTAGCAAAAAGATATGGTAACGGTGAAATTAGAACATGTAACTCACAGAATGTTGTTATTCCGAACGTTCCAAATGACAAAGTAGAAGAGCTTTTAGCGGAGCCTGTTTTTGAGAAAATTACAATTCAGCCAAATAGCTTTATTGGATATTCTGTATCGTGTACAGGAATTGAGTACTGTAATTTGGCGTTGGTTGAAACAAAAGAAAAAACACGTAGACTTGCTGAGTACCTAGACGAACATATTCAACTAGATGTACCAGTTCGTATTCACATGGTTGGTTGTCCGAATTCGTGTGGTCAGCGTCAGATTGCAGACGTTGGGTTACAAGGTGTTCTAATGAAAACAAAAGAAGCAGGCATGGTAGAAGCATTTGAAATTTATGTTGGTGGAACACTAGAAAAAGATCATGCTCAATTTAACGAAAAATTAAAAGGTCGTGTGAAAGCAGAAGATTTAGAGTCTGTATTAAAGAATTTATTTGCATTCTTTAAAGAAGAAAAAGTAGTTGGTGAGGACTTCTACAATTTTGTTCAACGTGTAGGAGTAGAAACTCTTCAAGGAGAATTAGACAAAATCCTAGTGGAGGCTTAATAAATGAATTTATACCACTTTAAGGTGCTTATTACAGAATTTAATGAAATTACCGTTGTTGTGGCAGCGGAGAATGATGAACAAGCATTTAAACGAGCCGAAATCGAAGTCGAAGCAAGCTTCTTAAAGTTACCTGAGATAAAGGAAATTGTTCTAACGGAACGTAAAAAAATTAGTAACAAAGGTACTGCTTTCGTAGTGAAATAACTACGAAAGAGTACCTTTACTCTTATGAAAAGGCTCTTTTCGTAAACATTGCTCCTGCGGTTACTCGTCGCACAAAAAAATTGTTGCTTTTCACCCTAAAATAATTGGAAAAGTACCCTGATTAAGATATCAGCTAATAAATTTCGTAAGAAAAGAGCAATACTTACTAAATTAGTTATGAATTCTTAGTATTTTGTGTAAAAATCCGGCTTTTGGGATTTTTACGAAAGCAACAAACTTTGCGAAAACAGTCTATTAAAAAAGCGGAGGTGACGTGCCATGACTAAAAAAGGATTTGTATATCTCGTTGGAGCGGGGCCAGGGGATGAAAAGCTTATTACTGTGAAAGGCCTTGAAGCATTAAGACAAGCAGAAGTTGTTCTCTATGACCGCTTAGTTAACCCTTTGCTGTTGCAAGAGGTAGACGCAAATACTGAATTAATTTATTGTGGCAAGTTACCAGACCGTCATATTGTAAGACAAGAAAACATTAATGAGCTTTTAGTTGAAAAAGCGAAGGAAGGTAAGCTTGTCGTGCGGTTAAAAGGCGGCGATCCTGGAGTTTTTGGTAGAGTTGGCGAAGAAGCGCTAGCTCTTAAGCAAGAGAACATTGGTTATGAAATTGTTCCTGGAATAACGTCAGGGATTGCAGCTGCGGCGTATGCAGGCATTCCAGTTACACATAGGGAATATGGCACAAGTTTTACTGTCATTACTGGTCATGATAAATCTTCGGAAGGAAAACCACTCATTAATTGGCAAGCACTTGCTCAAGGCAGTGATACGATTGCTTTTTATATGGGGGTGAAAAATCTTCCGTACATTTGTGATAACTTAGTACAAAATGGGAAAGCGTCGGATACGAAGGTAGCTGTTATTCAATGGGGAACGACTAGTCAGCAGAAAGTAGTTGAAGGAACATTGGATACAATTGTTGGGGAAGTTGAGAGACATAACATCAGCAATCCAGCTATTACACTCGTAGGGAATATTGTGGCTCTTCGTAAACAGTTAAAGTGGTTTGAAGATAAGCCGTTGTTTAGGAGAAAAATTATTTTCCCAAATGCTTCAAGCGAACAAGTAGCAACTCTAAAAAATAGTGGTGCGGAAGTGCTTGCTTACCCAAGACAGTACTTGGTACAGATGCTAGAACAGGATACTCTGCGTAAGGTAGTTACCTATGAAGATATACTCTTTACTACTAAAGAGAGTGTCTCGTTATTTTTTGAAGGCCTCCAAGCATTGAAAATTGATATACGTTTGCTAAAAGCAAGCCTATACTATACATGTGAAGAAATTGGTCGTCTTTTGAAACAACGAGGATTATTCGCTGAAAAATCTTTATCTTTTACACATCAGTTGACGGTTGGTACGGTGCAAGATGAAGAATTGTATCAAGGGGATTATTTAGCTACACATCTCATGAAAAATCACGAACCTGTTTCAGTAGCTTTTAAGCGAATGGTTGAAGAAAACGGATTTAACACAGTTATTTTTTCTGACGTAAGTTCTGTAAAAGCTTTTATCGAACAAGTCCCGAAAGACGGGAATGATCCTTTTGCACTAATGGAGCAGTGCCAAGTGATCTGTTTAACTGAAGAAGCTAATCAAGCAGCCATTCATTATCAAATCCCTGTGACTAATTTTGAAAAGAATTTTAGTGAAGTAGATCTTCCTCAATTACTTTTACAAAATGTTGAAATAGCTATAATTTAACTGAGGGGAGATTTCATGAGAGCGGTATTATTTGTTGGTCATGGTAGTCGTAGTAAGCGTTCAAATGAACAATTTATTCAATTTGCAAATGCGGTAGGAGCTAGCTGCAAGGCACCATTGTTTCGTTATGCGTTCCTCGAGCTAGCTGATCCATCTATTTTAGATGAGATAAAGGTTTGCGTAGAAAAGGGAGCAACCGAAATTATCGTTTTTCCACTATTACTCTTTACTGCTGGGCATGCAAAAGTTGATATTCCAAATGAGATTGATAAAGGGAAAGTCTTATTTCCAGATGTAACCTTTACGATGGAAAAGCCGCTAGGTATTCAAGAGGTGCTTATCTCCATTTTGGAAAAGCGTTTAAGTGAAAAAAATTATATAAATCAACAGAATTCCCTGGTCATTTTAGTAGGAAGAGGTAGTAATGACGAATCTGCTATTAATGACTTCGAAAAAGTTGGAGAACTGTTGAGGGAAAGACTTCATACATCTCATGTGAGAACGAGCTACCTAGTAGGTGGGCATACTTCATTTGAGGACTCAATCCGACAAGCGCACGAATCTAGTTATGAGAACATTTATGTCTTACCATATTTACTTTTTAAAGGTGTGCTTTTAACACAAATGGAGGTTTTTGTACGGAAGCTGAACGATGAACGCTTTAGTATGTGTCAATCCATTGGTGCAGATGAAACTGTTGTAAACTTAGTAAGCACAATTATAAATCATGAAATCTAGCTAAGGCCATTTTAGAGCCTTAGTTTTTTTATGTTCTAAAATTCTTTCTTTTATCATAAGTACTATTGGTGTAAAAAATGGGTAAAGGGAGGAACGACTACATGCAAAATTACACACCAAGAAAATGTTACACCCCTTATGTCAGTCCATTTGATCCGTGTCCACCACAGAAGGTTAAGTCATACGAAACACCACCACATTTGTATATGGCTTTTCAACCCTATGGGCTACCGCAGTTTTCACCTAGGGAAGCACTATGCGCCGGAACATTATGGCCAGCGCTTTACGACCCGTACTATAGTCCTTATAAACCACATCAAAGGCAGGAGGAAGATGAGTGATGCATAAACAGCTTCCAAAAGAATTTTATCCACTCATGCAGGAACTCCAAGCAGTAGACTTTGTGTTAGTAGAGTTAACTTTATATTTAGATACCCATCCTAATGACCAGGAAGCAATACAACAGTTTAACCAATATGCCCAGGTAAGACAGCAATTGAGGCACCAGGTTGAACAAATCTATGGCCCGTTACAGCAATATGGGAATAGCTACAGTGGTTACCCTTGGAACTGGAACGACGGACCATGGCCATGGCAAATATAGGTAAGGAGGGGATGAAAGATGTGGATATATGAGAAGAAGCTACAGTATCCTGTAAAGGTAAGTCAGTGTAATCCGATGCTGGCTAAATTTTTAATAGAACAATACGGGGGCGCAGATGGAGAGCTAGCTGCAGCTCTTCGATACTTAAACCAACGCTATACAATCCCTGATAAAGTAGTTGGACTATTAACTGATATAGGTACGGAAGAGTTTGCTCACCTAGAAATGATCGCAACGATGATTTATAAACTAACAAAAGACGCAACTCCAGAACAAATGAAGGCGGCAGGACTAGGTGATCATTATGCGAATCACGATAAAGCCCTGTTTTATCAAAATGCAGCCGGTGATCCTTGGACAGCAACCTATATTCAAGCGAAAGGAGATCCAATTGCGGATTTATACGAAGACATTGCAGCTGAAGAAAAAGCTCGGGCAACGTATCAATGGTTAATAGATTTATCTGATGACCCAGATATAAACGATAGTTTACGGTTTTTAAGAGAAAGAGAGATCGTTCACTCGTTAAGGTTTAGAGAAGCAGTGGAAATTCTAAAAGAAGAGCAAGGAAAGAAGAAATTCTTTTAACTGAGGGGAGGGGCAGTGCGTTTGCACGGCCCTTTTATTATGAACATTAGCTTATTTTATTTAGTTGAAGGTTAATTCAATCATTTGAGTAGGTTATTCTATCAATTGGAGTGATTATTCTATCATATGGTGCTGTTATTCGATCAATTGAGCGCTATTCTATCATTTGAGAAGATTATTCAATCATATGAATAAGTTATTCGATCATTTGCCACTGCTATTCTATCAATTCAAGGCACTATTCTATCAATTCCTAGTATCAAAAAAAGTTACCCATCTAAGGGCAACCTTATTAGAAAAACCAGCTAGCTATTGTGTAGTAAAGAGGGATACCTAGCGTTAAATTTAATGGAAAGGTAATCCCTAAAGCCAAGCCTAAATAAATGGATGGATCTGCTTCTGGGACAGATGTGCGCAGGGCTGCGGGTGCGGCAATATAAGAAGCACTTGCGGCAAGCACCCCCATAAGTGTTGCTCCACCTAATGATAATCCTACGAGTACACCAACTGCCGCTCCTATAGCTCCATAAAAAATTGGCATAACCATTGCGAAGGCTAGTAGCTTGAGGCCGTGTCGACGAACGACTGCTAAACGTTTTCCTGCCATTAATCCCATATTTAATAGGAACAATATTAA
This window contains:
- a CDS encoding nitrite/sulfite reductase; the encoded protein is MAYEKVWANDEKLSKEEIHKLKKDGLDILNDIDRYAKEGFASIPQEDWGHFKWAGLYLQKPKEAGYFMMRVNIPTGIITNEQAIALANIGKDYGRDVIDITTRQAIQYHWLTIEQLPDIYRRLGEVGLSSIGACGDIPRTIVGNPLAGIDRNELMDTREIVNDVYHFFQRNSDFSNLPRKFKMSISSNTQNAGHDLINCLAFTPAAKVIDGEEKIGFHVKVGGGLSAKPYLAEELDVFVLPEDVKDVAIAITTVYRDYGYREKRHRARLKFLVADWGKDKFREKLIEVYGKELPTKGEDKIENWNAGYFYGVHPQKQEGLSYAGFNVPVGRMDSEQLLQLADVAKRYGNGEIRTCNSQNVVIPNVPNDKVEELLAEPVFEKITIQPNSFIGYSVSCTGIEYCNLALVETKEKTRRLAEYLDEHIQLDVPVRIHMVGCPNSCGQRQIADVGLQGVLMKTKEAGMVEAFEIYVGGTLEKDHAQFNEKLKGRVKAEDLESVLKNLFAFFKEEKVVGEDFYNFVQRVGVETLQGELDKILVEA
- a CDS encoding spore coat associated protein CotJA, which codes for MQNYTPRKCYTPYVSPFDPCPPQKVKSYETPPHLYMAFQPYGLPQFSPREALCAGTLWPALYDPYYSPYKPHQRQEEDE
- a CDS encoding YezD family protein, coding for MATNDKQELEQVFSKLQEMLKDIKFGSITLIIQDGKVIQIEKNEKHRLK
- the cobA gene encoding uroporphyrinogen-III C-methyltransferase, coding for MTKKGFVYLVGAGPGDEKLITVKGLEALRQAEVVLYDRLVNPLLLQEVDANTELIYCGKLPDRHIVRQENINELLVEKAKEGKLVVRLKGGDPGVFGRVGEEALALKQENIGYEIVPGITSGIAAAAYAGIPVTHREYGTSFTVITGHDKSSEGKPLINWQALAQGSDTIAFYMGVKNLPYICDNLVQNGKASDTKVAVIQWGTTSQQKVVEGTLDTIVGEVERHNISNPAITLVGNIVALRKQLKWFEDKPLFRRKIIFPNASSEQVATLKNSGAEVLAYPRQYLVQMLEQDTLRKVVTYEDILFTTKESVSLFFEGLQALKIDIRLLKASLYYTCEEIGRLLKQRGLFAEKSLSFTHQLTVGTVQDEELYQGDYLATHLMKNHEPVSVAFKRMVEENGFNTVIFSDVSSVKAFIEQVPKDGNDPFALMEQCQVICLTEEANQAAIHYQIPVTNFEKNFSEVDLPQLLLQNVEIAII
- a CDS encoding DUF3906 family protein, whose product is MNLYHFKVLITEFNEITVVVAAENDEQAFKRAEIEVEASFLKLPEIKEIVLTERKKISNKGTAFVVK
- a CDS encoding aminotransferase A, which produces MEHLINSQVKNIQISGIRQFFNMVAQFPDAIQLTIGQPDFPTPEHIKDAGKEAISLNKTGYTKNAGLDELCLAATNFVHTKYNLDYNPKTEVITTIGASQGIDIAFRTILEEGSEVILPGPVYPAYEPIIKMCGGIPIYADTRDTGFKITAKQIESLLTDKTRCVMLPYPSNPTGCILTEAELAEIAAVLEDRQIFVISDEIYSELVYGQKHCSIAVFQGMKEKTIIINGLSKSHSMTGWRIGFVFAPENITKHMLKVHQYNVSCASAISQWAAVQALTEGIDDALPMRAEYEKRRDYVYERLLAMGIEVVKPEGAFYLFPSIEKFGLSSNEFATRLLQEGKVACVPGSAFSTYGEGYLRLSYAYSMEILEEGCNRFEKFIQSL
- a CDS encoding manganese catalase family protein; the protein is MWIYEKKLQYPVKVSQCNPMLAKFLIEQYGGADGELAAALRYLNQRYTIPDKVVGLLTDIGTEEFAHLEMIATMIYKLTKDATPEQMKAAGLGDHYANHDKALFYQNAAGDPWTATYIQAKGDPIADLYEDIAAEEKARATYQWLIDLSDDPDINDSLRFLREREIVHSLRFREAVEILKEEQGKKKFF
- a CDS encoding spore coat protein CotJB, coding for MHKQLPKEFYPLMQELQAVDFVLVELTLYLDTHPNDQEAIQQFNQYAQVRQQLRHQVEQIYGPLQQYGNSYSGYPWNWNDGPWPWQI
- a CDS encoding sirohydrochlorin chelatase, which translates into the protein MRAVLFVGHGSRSKRSNEQFIQFANAVGASCKAPLFRYAFLELADPSILDEIKVCVEKGATEIIVFPLLLFTAGHAKVDIPNEIDKGKVLFPDVTFTMEKPLGIQEVLISILEKRLSEKNYINQQNSLVILVGRGSNDESAINDFEKVGELLRERLHTSHVRTSYLVGGHTSFEDSIRQAHESSYENIYVLPYLLFKGVLLTQMEVFVRKLNDERFSMCQSIGADETVVNLVSTIINHEI